The Deinococcus yavapaiensis KR-236 genomic sequence TCAAAGCTTGCGAGTGCGGGACGAGGTGCGGGCGGACATCTTTTTGGCGTTCACGCAGTTGGCGTGCTGCCTGATCACCTTCAAGCAGCACGCCAAATTTTGTTAGGCGGTCTAAGACATACGTTCGTTTCTGTGTCTGGCGCGCGAGGCGCGAGTGGCGACGCGGTGAGCGCACACGTGGGGCACGCTTCACCAGCGTTCACCCGTGCTCAGTATCGGCATGTGTTTGTCGAGGAGCGGCGGCGGCTCACGTTGGACTTCTCGTCGCCTTCGAAGGAGGAGGACGAGGAGGAAGAGCAGGAGGAAAAATAGCGTTTGGGCAAAAGTTGGTCAAAAACGATAGACATCTCCCCTGTCATGCATAGTCGCATAAAGCAAGAACGCCGTCTGAGACGGCGTTCATCTTGGTGGAGGCAAAGAGATTCGAACTCTTGACCCTCCGCTTGCAAACGGGATGGGGCGATGTTTCTGTCTGTATTCATTCGATTCGAGACGTTAGCTTCTCCTCGGTTTCATCGAGGTTTTTCCACAACTACAACTTCTCAGTGTGGCTGTCCTCTGTTGCCCAATTCCAGAGATTTTACGAAAAGATTACGAACTATTGGACCTCCGATTCTTCGTCCTAGACGACAAGAATCAACCTGTTACACTGGGAAGCAATGAGCGTCACTCTTCGCCCAATGTCACAACGTGCACTGCTTGACGTTTCAGCAGTGGTGGCTAATTGGATGCAATGCCCCAAGTTCGCTTGGGACATGATACGAGCGCGAGGATGGCTCAAACGCCTTGGTTCCAAGCTTCCTCCCCTCTATGTTCACCGCGCTTTCGTTATAGGTGTAGGAGTTGGAGAATTGGAAGAAGCCCTCGGAAGGGCCGAGCGCAACGGGCCCGGTGTATTCCTAGCGTTCGTTCGGGCGGCATTTGGTCGCGTTCGCCATTCCATCCGCTGGCGTACGGCACGTAAGTATCAGAATCGTCGAGCGGAAGAATGTCGATTTGACAAGACCGTCGACCGAATGATGACTCATGCCCCCATTGATGACCGTGGATCCTGGGAAGACAGCGTTCCACTCTCCGAGCGCAGGGAACGCATGTTTCTCGAACGCCAACGCAGATTGCTTTCTAAATATGACAAGCTGTGCCCCGAAACCAAGGACTTTGTACGTAAACACTCGGCGTGTTTGATGAAACCGTTCACTAAGTTTGGGCCCGATGGAACCGCACGGTGGAATCAGCTACGTGTAAAGGTCGCTCAATACTGTCGCTCTTTGCAAGATCGCAATGCGCTCAAACGCTTCTTCGAAGAAATCTTCATCTTCCGTCGAGCGCCTGCGGACGCTTTAGCGCTCGCATTGAAGCACCATGAACAAGCAAACTTCCGGGCTTTTCTTGCTAAAAAGGTAAAGCGGTCGCTGCGTTGCGCCTGCCTTCCTCGCCCGGTTTACACCATCCCGATACCACCGTCGGCACCCCTCGCGCCTCCTGTCGCTTGAAGATCAGCCCTCAACGCTGTGTCTTCACCCCTGCCCTTGATGGGTAGGCGGCCCAACAGGGAGCCCAGTGCATGACGAACGAACAATTGAATACCCTTCACGTCCTCAAGCCTCGTGAAGTTGCTCGGCTGTACCGTCTCTCGGACGCAACCGTGTATGACGCTCTACATGGCCAGAATGCCTTAGGTGAGCGCGTGCCCCGCTTGCCCGCCTCTCGTTTCGGCAAGACGTACCGTGTACGCCGGGAAGACGCCGAGGTGTGGTTCCTCGCTTACTCGACACTGCCAGAGCAAGTGCAACCCGAACACGGGGGCGCACAATGACGAAGCCCGCCATTCAAGGCGGGCAAAGCGCGGGCGGCGCTGCTGTCATTCTACCCGCCTTGCCCTTCACCCTGCCAGACCATGAAGCGCTCCTCGGCCTCCTCGCCGTGACGCGCGCCGAGTTGCGCGCCCTCGACGCACAAATGACGGTGCTCTCTCAACTCATCCTCGACGCCAAGGGCGGCAACGCGGACGCGGTGCGCGAGTACCGCGCGTTGGAAGCCAAGCGCCCGCACCTCTGGTACCGCGTGCGGCTCCTCGACGCGGCCTTGTGGCTTCTCGAGCGCGAAGAGGTGACGTTGTGAGACGAACCGCGCGACAGAAACTCGAAGCGCTCCGCTCGCTCGCCTTGCTCGACGTGAAACGCGGACACAACGTCCAAGCGGCCTTAAACGTCCTTGACGCACTCTCGAAGATCGGCGTGAAAGGTGGGCAAGCATGACGCACCCCACCTCCTCCGAGTTCACGCCGGTCGAACGCTTCGTGCTCCTCGACGCGTGGCGCGGTGCGCCACGCTTCTACTCGAACGTCATGCCATCGCAACTCACGCACGTCATCGGAGGCAGTACCTTCACACCCGTTCAGATCGGTAAGGCGCGGCATGCCCTCGTGAAACGCGACCTTCTACGCTTGCGCGGCCCGAGCGTGCTCCTCACCGACAAAGGGCGGCGACTGGCGAAGACGCTCACGGCGGAACTCGCCGGGGTGGTGCTGTGATGCCATCCGCTCTGACCGCGCCCGCTGAACTCTTCGCGGCGTACTTTCTCCCGAACCCCTTGAAGCATGGGCGATTCAAAGGATGGAAGGGAACAAAGAAGATCGTCGAAACACTCGAAGGTCAACCCGTCACGGTCGCCATGCTCGAAAAGCACCTCGGAGTGGGCAAGTTCCTTCCGTCCGCTCTGGGGTATTTGCCGGGCACCTTCGACGGCACCCTGTCCGGCGCCGTCGATATGGACGCCAAGGATTACCCCAGCGTGGAAGCGCTCGCAGCGGCGAAAGAACGCCTCCTCGCCGAGTGCGCCGCCCTCAACGTCGAGGTGTACCCCGAGCGGTCCTCATCCGGGCGAGGCTGTCACGTCTGGCTGTTCACGGATGACCTCGTAACTTACCGCGACATGCGCGCCGCGCTGCGTTTCTTCGTGAACCGCGCCGCCCTGCCCGCCTCGACGGAAGTCTTCCCGAAAGGGGATGACGCCGCTTCGAACTGGCTGATCATGCCGTACCACGGGGCGCTTTGGCAGAACGGCGGGCGGCTCGGCGCGACGTACCTCGAAACGACGGATGGCGAGGCGATCCCTGTCGATGAACTCGACGAGTGGATCACGCGCAACCCGGCGAGCGTCGTAAGGAACCTCGCCGCCCTCGAAGGACAACGAACCACGGCGGGGACTTCCAGCGGTTCGAGCGGTGAGGGTGCCCTCGCTCTCGTGAACGCGCTCGCTCGCGCGGCCTTGCAGAAAGCGCCGTCTGCTCGGCATGACGCGGCGGCAGCGTTCCTCAACGTCGCGCATCGCGCCGAGCAACTCGAAGCAATGCTGACGGCCCTCGGCGGCGAGGACGTTCACGCCGTGTGGTGCGCGGACGGTTCACGCGACCTCGACGAGTGGCGCGACGAAATCGCGCGTTGGGCGGAGCACATCGAAGAAGGCAAAAGCGACCGTCAACGCGGCTTCCCGTACCTGAAAGAACAAGGTTTCGATCTTTCAGCGGTGCCCCTCCCCTCCACCGCTAAAACCGCTGAAAGTCCCGAGGAACCTTGGGGCGAACGGCAATCCCTGCCGCCCGTGCGACCGTCCGCGCCGACCATGCCGCCCGACATGGTGCCCGCCTCCATTCGCGCGTGGCTCCTTGACCTCGCCGAGTTGACCTGCGTGCCGCTCGAATGCGTGGCCGCGTCCGCCATCGCTGCCTTCTCCGGCTTGCTGGGGCGTACCGTCGTTCTGAAACCCGAGCGCTTCACGAGTTGGCGGGTGGTGCCGAACCTGTGGTATGCGGTGGTCGCCCCGCCGGGCAGCATGAAGACCTTTCTATACGGCGAGCCGACACGGTTCCTGAAGGTGCTCGAGGAACGCGCTCGGCAAGCGTTCGAGGACGCGAAGCTTGAAGCGGAAGTCGAAGCGGAAGCGTTGAAGTTCGAAGAAGCGCAACTCAAGAAAGGCAAGAGCTTCTCCCGAGAGAAACTGCTCGACCTCAAACGACGAGCGCAAACCCTCGACGTGACGTGCAAACGCTACTACGTCAACGACGCCACTCCTGAGAAGCTCGGCGAGTTGCTCAACGAGAACCCACGCGGCTTCGTCGTCCTGAAAGACGAACTTGCCGCGTTCATCGATCAACTCAAACGCGAGGATCAAGCGACCGCGAGGGGCTTCTACCTCTCGGCGTGGGATGGCAACGAAGGGTACACCTTCGACCGCATTCAACGCGGCACCATCCGCATTCCCGCGACGTGCCTCAGCATCATCGGCGCGATTCAGGAAGGCCCGTTGCAGAAGTTCGTGAACGATTCCCGCTCGGGATCGGCGGGCGATCAAGGAATGCTGCAACGCTTCCAACTCCTCGTGTGGCCTGACAACCTCGGTGAGTGGAAACGCCCGACACGCCGAGGGAACGAAGCGGCGTTCGACGCGGTGCTGCGCGTAGCAGAAGTCATCGATCGGTGGTACCCACCCTCGGAGGATGGGCCGCACGTGCTGACGTTCGACGAGGAAGCGCGCGGCCTCTTCGAAGCGTGGCGGGACACGCTGGAAGTTCGCACGCGCGGCGGTGATGAGGAATTGAGGCGCGCGGGCTCGTTCGCGTCGCACCTCGGGAAGTACCGCTCCCTCGTGCCGTCCCTCGCTCTTGTGTTCCACGCGCTCGAGCACGCCGAGCGGAACGCACGCCTTGACGACGTGCCGCCCGTGAGCGCGGACGCGCTGGAACTCGCGCTGAACTGGGCGGAGTTCTTGGAGGTGCACGCGCGCAAGGTGTAC encodes the following:
- a CDS encoding helix-turn-helix domain-containing protein — protein: MTNEQLNTLHVLKPREVARLYRLSDATVYDALHGQNALGERVPRLPASRFGKTYRVRREDAEVWFLAYSTLPEQVQPEHGGAQ
- a CDS encoding YfjI family protein, coding for MPSALTAPAELFAAYFLPNPLKHGRFKGWKGTKKIVETLEGQPVTVAMLEKHLGVGKFLPSALGYLPGTFDGTLSGAVDMDAKDYPSVEALAAAKERLLAECAALNVEVYPERSSSGRGCHVWLFTDDLVTYRDMRAALRFFVNRAALPASTEVFPKGDDAASNWLIMPYHGALWQNGGRLGATYLETTDGEAIPVDELDEWITRNPASVVRNLAALEGQRTTAGTSSGSSGEGALALVNALARAALQKAPSARHDAAAAFLNVAHRAEQLEAMLTALGGEDVHAVWCADGSRDLDEWRDEIARWAEHIEEGKSDRQRGFPYLKEQGFDLSAVPLPSTAKTAESPEEPWGERQSLPPVRPSAPTMPPDMVPASIRAWLLDLAELTCVPLECVAASAIAAFSGLLGRTVVLKPERFTSWRVVPNLWYAVVAPPGSMKTFLYGEPTRFLKVLEERARQAFEDAKLEAEVEAEALKFEEAQLKKGKSFSREKLLDLKRRAQTLDVTCKRYYVNDATPEKLGELLNENPRGFVVLKDELAAFIDQLKREDQATARGFYLSAWDGNEGYTFDRIQRGTIRIPATCLSIIGAIQEGPLQKFVNDSRSGSAGDQGMLQRFQLLVWPDNLGEWKRPTRRGNEAAFDAVLRVAEVIDRWYPPSEDGPHVLTFDEEARGLFEAWRDTLEVRTRGGDEELRRAGSFASHLGKYRSLVPSLALVFHALEHAERNARLDDVPPVSADALELALNWAEFLEVHARKVYAAELGLSFAGVRALAEKIKAGAVKDGMDTYTLRRKDWQLLQGSLFDEALDGLVSLGWARRVEVETGGRPREVFRLHPDLREGGEA